AAGGTCGTACGCATCTTGCGGGGGTGCAATTCTCTTAGTCGATGCCTCACAGGGTATTCAAGCCCAAACAGTCGCTAATTTCTATTTAGCCTTCAGTTTAGGATTGAAGTTGATTCCGGTGATAAATAAAATTGACCTTAGCCTTACAGACGTAAGACAGGTAAAAGATCAAATAGTAGATAACTTTGAGCTCCCGGAACAAGATATAATCGGGGTCAGTGCAAAAACAGGCTTAAACGTAAAAGAACTTCTACTCCCCGCTATAATTGATCGCATACCACCACCAACTGGAAGACTTGATAGACCTTTCAGGGCATTGCTGGTAGATTCTTGGTATGATGCATACTTAGGTGCAGTTCTTTTAGTGAATATCGTTGACGGTTTTGTGCGCAAGAATGACGGAGTTATTTGTGCTCAGACAAAGGAGAAATACGACGTTAAAGATATCGGAATCATGTATCCTGATCGGACTTCTACAGGTTCTCTAAAAGCAGGACAGGTTGGCTATTTAGTGCTGGGGATGAAGGATTCTAAAGAAGCTAAAGTTGGGGACACTATTATGCATTTaggcaaagaaaatgaaaccGAAGTACTTCCCGGCTTTGAAGAACAGAAACCTATGGTGTTTGTAGGTGCTTTCCCAGCCGATGGAATTGAATTCAAAGCGATGGACGATGATATGAGTAGACTTGTTCTCAACGACAGATCTGTTACATTAGAACGTGAGACTTCCAATGCCTTAGGACAAGGTTGGAGATTAGGATTTTTGGGATCGTTGCATGCATCTGTTTTTCGTGAACGATTAGAGAAAGAATACGGCTCTAAATTGATCATAACGCAGCCCACTGTTCCTTATTTAGTGGAGTTCACTGATGGTACGAAAAAACTTGTAACCAATCCTGATGAGTTTCCAGATGGTGCAACAAAAAGAGTAAACGTGGTTGCCTTTCACGAACCATTCATAGAGGCAATTATGACATTGCCCCAGGAATACTTGGGTAACGTTATACGTTTATGTGACAGCAACCGAGGTGAACAAATTGATATAACTTATTTACACACAAATGGACAGGTGATGTTAAAATACTACCTTCCACTATCGCACCTGGTTGACGACTTTTTTGGGAAATTAAAATCTGTGTCTAGGGGATTTGCCTCCTTAGATTATGAAGATGCTGGATATAGAACTTCTAATGTCGTAAAACTGCAGCTCTTAGTTAATGGAAATGCTATTGACGCTTTATCCAGGGTACTGCATAAATCAGAAGTAGAGAAAGTCGGTAGAGAATgggtgaaaaaattcaaagagtATGTCAAATCGCAATTGTATGAGGTCGTTATCCAAGCCAGAGCCAACAATAAGATAATAGCTAGAGAAACGATAAAGGCGAGAAGGAAAgatgttcttcaaaagttgCATGCTTCCGATGTTTCAcgaagaaagaaacttttatcaaaacaaaaagaggGTAAAAAACACATGAAAACCATAGGTAACATTCAAATCAACCAGGAGGCATACCAGGCATTTCTACGCCGTTAAAGTTGCATTTGTAGTTgcattttatatttttgtcATCACCATTTGAGATTATAAAAAGCTGTATATAGTTCAGTACTTTCAATTTGTAAATAAAATAGGGTAAGAAAATAAACAGCAATATTCTTCACGTCTTGAGTATTTCCTCAAGTGTAACAACTCCTTTAAAATCCGAATTTTCGATCTTTTTCAGAATTGAATGGCTCACTTGTTGCGTGGATACTGTTGGTCTGATTAAGTCATTCATAAATTGCAGTTTATTTTGCAATAGAAACTTGTTACCACAGTAAAGCAGTTCAAGAGCACTGTGTATAAGTGACCGCGGTCCAATTGCATTTCTACGCTCATCGAACATAAAGCCAGGCCTCACAATAATAGGCCTGAAATATTCCTGCATTCTCTCTAGTTCAATTTCAGCCTCCCTCTTTGAATTAATATAGCCGCTAGGTATCATTGGAAATCCTTTATCGGCAGAAATGTATGTGAAAGATCTTTCACTCACTTTTGCCTGCTCCCCCTTGCTTTTTGCAAGGATTTCCTGCTTAAATGTATTTGCTAAAATAACAGCGCTTTGCTTATTCATCATTTCGTAAGTAAAATTAGGactactttttttcaagggaTTTGAGCCTGTTTGAAAGGGTGAAAAGTatgattttgaatcatTCGTGGGGGTTTTCGACAGAGTTTTCTTATAATTTTCATTCTCCAGAAGGATTCCCAAAGAATGAACCACATTAGAAGCATCCTTTAATAGCTCGTGGTAAGATTCAGGCCTAAAAATATCAGCAGCGGTCCATTGGACCTCCTGTATCCATTGTTTATCATTTAATTCTGTGCCTTGAGGGGCTTTGCCGGATCTTGACACCGAAACGACTCGATGACCTGCAGTTACCGCTTCTTGGCAAATCCTTTTACCTAAAAATCCGTTTCCTCCAAAAACCACAAGCTTTGATGCCATTATCTATCCTGAACTTTACTTCAATTGCAGTTTTCGTATATATTCTATGTGTTTCCCTTATTTTCTTAATGgtttttcttattcttttcgtttttcGTTCAGGCAAAACGAACCAAATACGTGCATAATTATCAAATAACTGAATGAAACTATCGGACctttaaaagaaaaacaccAAGTATCAAAATTATTCTTATGTAttgatcttttttgttgaaattgaaatacgtgaatattttaattttgCATTTATATctaataatgaagaaatggtTTAGATCTAtaaaatttatttttcttttcatggaCAATGTACGAAAGACCTACCGTTATACCTTCTTCTTATCCAAATGCACATCAGCTTGCTTATAATTATCCCATGCAATACGATATATGAAACTTGGATTGAACCCACCGACATTTGTAATGTAGATATCAATGTTTTCAGGGGGAACATAATCGGTAATTTGATTAACAGTGTCTagcctttttcttggatcCATTCGAGGCAGTGTACGCTGCGACCCACCAAATTCAACAAACTTCTCTACATCAAATGGGTACAAGGGAGACAATTTATACAAACCCGCAACAGCAAAGACTGGTGTTCTGAATTCCCTCGCGCATTCACAAACGCTTGAAACACCCGAATTCGATGAGATGGTACCTCCGTTGACAAATACAGCTTTAGTACCAATAATAACCTTGCCCACACGGGACATTAGCGCAAAAACTGCAGAATCGGGAACTACTAAGGTTTCTATGTTATGCTGTGCTAATTTTTTCGCAAATTCATGCGCATTCTTCGTGTTGTTGGGGAATCCCTCTGTGACTAGAACTGTAAAAGTTCTATTACTGCGTTCCCGTGCAGTGATCAGAAATTTTAGCACGGTTTTGGAGTCAGGGGTAGGTGTTAACAAAATTTCATGATCGTGAATCAAATCGATAGCGATCTGTTGGATACCTTCGtcgatatttttgatttcatctATAAGATCTTTGATACCCTGAATGGCCACTTGACGGTAATCAGTTTTGGTTCTCATGCTAGAACTATTCTTCCCATTCTGATGAGGTTGCTCGGGTTTCTGCAATAAATTAAACATGGAGGAAATTAAAGGTTCGGCAACGGTTGTAGATGTGACGGTCGTACTCATGCTAACTTCCTCTATTTCATCTCTCAAAACAGCTAATATTCTTCTGACGACGTTGCCACAACTGAAAGCGGTGGGATGAGCCTTTTCTAACTTGTTACCTAAATCTCTGATTTGCTCAATAAGCTCATTGACGTGGTTCCAACGAGCTGCTGAAATGAATCTCATTAATAGCTGTAAAGTCTCCAAGGCAATGGCATACGAACCTTGTACTTGtcttctcttcaatttAGCGACAAAAGTGTCAATAGTAATATTCACATCCGATGTTGCCGCATTTGGATGAACTGGAGAGAATGCTTGAGAGGACATCTTAGATCAGGCAAACGTCGATAGTTTAGCGTGTTGTGACTGTCGGTACCGGACGAGATAATGAGCGACCTGTTTTAATTATGAAGGCTTTTTTCTAtgttcacttttttttcaagcatcatgagaaaaaaaaaaaactggcGATGGGAGGGTGCAGGTGAAGTACTCTGAAGTTGGGTGAGTAGAGGCCCTCATAAAAGATAAATCATCAGTTCATGCGCTAATAGGCTTGTTTTATGTACTCCGAATCTATCTAAAATAAATTTTCACTACAAAGTCGTTATGTAACTTGAAGAGAGATCGAGAAGATGTTACAATGTTACCGAACATGATTCTCATTCGCCGTTATATTCGGCCAAATTTCTTGCTGTCTCTATCAAAAGTGCTCTGAGTTTCATATCTTCGGGGGCTAAGGCTAAACCTCTTTCGCACGTGGCTCTAGCTTCCTCCCACTGTCTCAATTTCAACAAACAGTCAGCCTTTCTCACAAACACATCTGGTTGGATAAGCCCAGTACCTAGCAAAAAATCCAAGTCTTGCAACGCTTCTAAGTGCTTTCCAAGTATTAAGCATAAATCTATTTTGCTACGAAGCATGAAATGTAGCTCCGGTAGTTGAATAGCAAAAGCTTCCCAAGGTGCCCTTTTCCTTTGTGCCATTTCGACTGCTAAGGAAACGTTTTTCAATGCTtcgttcaattttttttgttgcaGATTTTTCataccattttcaaataaacCTTTTATCATTTTGCTTAGAGCTTCGTTTGGTTGTGGAGTGAAATTTGGGTTAGTTTCTCCTATTAAAGATGTGGTTAGAACATTTATTTGATCGATATTGGTTTCAGTAGATTGTGTGACGTCAGCGCCACTTGCAGCAATCTGTTTGCTGTTTGTGTTGTATTCAAGAGTAACCATAGTTGGATGAGCTGGTTGCAGTATGCTTTTAGGTCACTTCTAAGGCCTATGTTTCGTTGTTCTCTACCGTGCCAGTTTTTATGTTGAAGGTCATATCCAAATTGTTATGTGTTCCAGCATCCGTTTGAAACGACCCGTAAACgatctgaaaaataaaagtgCTAAATACGCTTCAGCCAtaacatatatacattcaAGTTTCTCGTTATATACTTAGGTCTGTGTCTTATAAAAGGCCGCAATATCAGTtcgtttgttttttcctgttGCGATCataaagttttcaaaatcgagtggattttattgaattctATATTGAGATGAATGTAAATATGTATACAGTTTagggaaaaagaaggtgTATTGTCGCTTTTCCCTTATAAATCagcatcatcttcatcaggCAATGGCAAGGCAGTAGCTTGTTCCATTTCTTGTTGGTATTGTTGCATCAATTGTTCATCGACTTGGACCTCTGGTGGGGCCAAAGCTGGAGAAGCAACAAATTCTAACTGTGGGTTACCAGCCAATTTTCTGGCCAACCATAAGAAAGGCTTTTCAAAGTTGTAGTTAGACTTGGCGGAAATATCGTAGTATTGCAAGTTCTTCTTTCTGTGGAAAGTGATGGTCTTCGCCTTGAcctttctttccttgacATCGACCTTGTTACCACACAAGACAATTGGGATGTTTTCACAAACACGCACTAAATCTCTGTGCCAGTTTGGAACGTTCTTGTAGGTGATTCTGGAGGTGACATCGAACATGATGATGGCACATTGGGCGTTGATGTAGTA
This genomic window from Saccharomyces kudriavzevii IFO 1802 strain IFO1802 genome assembly, chromosome: 12 contains:
- the SEC72 gene encoding Sec63 complex subunit SEC72 (similar to Saccharomyces cerevisiae SEC72 (YLR292C); ancestral locus Anc_6.89); amino-acid sequence: MVTLEYNTNSKQIAASGADVTQSTETNIDQINVLTTSLIGETNPNFTPQPNEALSKMIKGLFENGMKNLQQKKLNEALKNVSLAVEMAQRKRAPWEAFAIQLPELHFMLRSKIDLCLILGKHLEALQDLDFLLGTGLIQPDVFVRKADCLLKLRQWEEARATCERGLALAPEDMKLRALLIETARNLAEYNGE
- the GCD7 gene encoding translation initiation factor eIF2B subunit beta (similar to Saccharomyces cerevisiae GCD7 (YLR291C); ancestral locus Anc_6.88) produces the protein MSSQAFSPVHPNAATSDVNITIDTFVAKLKRRQVQGSYAIALETLQLLMRFISAARWNHVNELIEQIRDLGNKLEKAHPTAFSCGNVVRRILAVLRDEIEEVSMSTTVTSTTVAEPLISSMFNLLQKPEQPHQNGKNSSSMRTKTDYRQVAIQGIKDLIDEIKNIDEGIQQIAIDLIHDHEILLTPTPDSKTVLKFLITARERSNRTFTVLVTEGFPNNTKNAHEFAKKLAQHNIETLVVPDSAVFALMSRVGKVIIGTKAVFVNGGTISSNSGVSSVCECAREFRTPVFAVAGLYKLSPLYPFDVEKFVEFGGSQRTLPRMDPRKRLDTVNQITDYVPPENIDIYITNVGGFNPSFIYRIAWDNYKQADVHLDKKKV
- the GSP1 gene encoding Ran GTPase GSP1 (similar to Saccharomyces cerevisiae GSP1 (YLR293C) and GSP2 (YOR185C); ancestral locus Anc_6.90); this encodes MSAPAANGEVPTFKLVLVGDGGTGKTTFVKRHLTGEFEKKYIATIGVEVHPLSFYTNFGEIKFDVWDTAGQEKFGGLRDGYYINAQCAIIMFDVTSRITYKNVPNWHRDLVRVCENIPIVLCGNKVDVKERKVKAKTITFHRKKNLQYYDISAKSNYNFEKPFLWLARKLAGNPQLEFVASPALAPPEVQVDEQLMQQYQQEMEQATALPLPDEDDADL
- the GUF1 gene encoding GTPase GUF1 (similar to Saccharomyces cerevisiae GUF1 (YLR289W); ancestral locus Anc_6.86), giving the protein MLKFKVNSLRQVWPYKRLEYFLRYNHTATSAQNLQARIEQIPIENYRNFSIVAHVDHGKSTLSDRLLEITHVIDPNARNKQVLDKLEVERERGITIKAQTCSMFYNDKKSGEDYLLHLIDTPGHVDFRGEVSRSYASCGGAILLVDASQGIQAQTVANFYLAFSLGLKLIPVINKIDLSLTDVRQVKDQIVDNFELPEQDIIGVSAKTGLNVKELLLPAIIDRIPPPTGRLDRPFRALLVDSWYDAYLGAVLLVNIVDGFVRKNDGVICAQTKEKYDVKDIGIMYPDRTSTGSLKAGQVGYLVLGMKDSKEAKVGDTIMHLGKENETEVLPGFEEQKPMVFVGAFPADGIEFKAMDDDMSRLVLNDRSVTLERETSNALGQGWRLGFLGSLHASVFRERLEKEYGSKLIITQPTVPYLVEFTDGTKKLVTNPDEFPDGATKRVNVVAFHEPFIEAIMTLPQEYLGNVIRLCDSNRGEQIDITYLHTNGQVMLKYYLPLSHLVDDFFGKLKSVSRGFASLDYEDAGYRTSNVVKLQLLVNGNAIDALSRVLHKSEVEKVGREWVKKFKEYVKSQLYEVVIQARANNKIIARETIKARRKDVLQKLHASDVSRRKKLLSKQKEGKKHMKTIGNIQINQEAYQAFLRR
- the COQ11 gene encoding ubiquinone biosynthesis protein COQ11 (similar to Saccharomyces cerevisiae YLR290C; ancestral locus Anc_6.87), whose translation is MASKLVVFGGNGFLGKRICQEAVTAGHRVVSVSRSGKAPQGTELNDKQWIQEVQWTAADIFRPESYHELLKDASNVVHSLGILLENENYKKTLSKTPTNDSKSYFSPFQTGSNPLKKSSPNFTYEMMNKQSAVILANTFKQEILAKSKGEQAKVSERSFTYISADKGFPMIPSGYINSKREAEIELERMQEYFRPIIVRPGFMFDERRNAIGPRSLIHSALELLYCGNKFLLQNKLQFMNDLIRPTVSTQQVSHSILKKIENSDFKGVVTLEEILKT